From Anopheles darlingi chromosome 2, idAnoDarlMG_H_01, whole genome shotgun sequence, the proteins below share one genomic window:
- the LOC125951527 gene encoding centrosome-associated protein CEP250 isoform X4, protein MGTRNIECRKFSPNIFNKSKCTHCFRQREEHSAAALECNRATRKVSKRGYLFVAPDWDFSNPLYRTKRWQRRWFVLYDDGELTYSVDEHPETIPQAIIDMTKVLEVSTADAITSHPHSIAITAPERVTFVKGTCPEETKWWYNVLVAFPKSKGRHKRNATFPGGQATAILQAQTVYNESQSISTKNTPPTRDKLAQLDSGKAATRLRTRHRSSLDVSDTAAKCLLLDVGGGGGGGAGGASELVVRTRDEPKLKDIANTITNVNRWSSPCISDSLSLITQGTQSPQDENTIPTTPLQMRPQSLSIPSSAPAIVSAIVKKIPTSSSGGGGGGGGGKTGQGPPTPITSSNNNNNNAGLNSSLKLKPSQTHERGDPDGDCGMDEAPASYLGKSSEHRVPGSEATDLLHAKKGWLQKQDVRTGDWSKHWFTLRGAALFYYRDPVAEEKGVLDGVLDVNSITSITELPVNKGYGFQLMTWDNHRIVLSTGTINIRNNWINVLKNAAGLPPTTKATLNNNSLGLSNQNDDNFKTLADSSPPGGTPVVVTSATSPLEIELIAASEAIEQKQSQQQQQKKKSKLLHLEKNNNHGGGGNGLLHHMEGVVPLVGEDVVDTMVAPRKDVIVHLSSARGGPPKLLTTEQTAQSAQAPSSPHSATVKDSNSSSNSCSGNNGNNTSNSQPQPKSVVQSPVTPLTPKSLLFSSDSEEYRTASEGGRRDSVGGDWGSPVSPLPPAIPQCAVARTKDRVRTSSSNGTTAPNRNLHKRSRSSPPTSRRSTLESGQPLDSVSINTVQEEETGLEKELQLRLQAAEKELSMLREETHEREARMSELLTTLERTEQELTRKRELEENREKLMVQLQESRAAGQDIIEQVTHELNKSRETTKDLEDRLARGIEENESLYRKLQECGITSPASSICSLVTASATALRTPGGTKIKRMDSFSDLTFLSEIDPATLDKDMLADEYRELRARFERAVSELKAMKRELKDAHGLYDDLEIGYVTLQKELDRQVEEHSAQSRMMADRIQDMTNKYTAAEKQVRQLKQKMVRSEKRRSLSLKGKESLSIQKELEEKVSELESKIDALEAAGVPIAAKSIGVELATPEVLSPVSQPTTSCSKPTRSSSSSSLTRLRRKSLDSASLSSQPMQVLLRLNNLEKRVDGVQPIDGSAKRDASDIETASIASTSSTTTAAPCSTPIQKVPEHLMDRLKSLEGVVVSVRELVDQSVQQFHNLRSTRSRRSVSPIADKKDSFRFIERCLTEVAKLLRESCDNCIVQEGFLTTGGPTTNAANSVLVLPDSNPIKLALSQLETQLKGKLSDLLKQRRMLRETNGLTQRKDMELLAERIAFESVCFGRLRHALERAENLQEFEERQTKVEVCETIQLMSLLKAKLAGKCAVRPSNSVDVLASVLARKLMLSAGRTSTIRTLSFPPIGAALLDDLLRQQNEVHLIAKRYKTTAMENLAYGLAAETLSYISSSHETVQGAVQEAWRQAQEAVNAELVQSEIAHIMMRNAQRYENSLAPAFGYALSTQERITFETFADAVHEALRREMDAAVAQLTECYEETLAKMKRGQWRLHLEQERKPSEGRQLLGEFADIIAHKALIDARVQVLKGDYVPSRQKQQKCGGPQEERVFSVAALKQYENLYTDLTTDLEVTNADDILAEADFNFMYKYFTSEHSLSKAEVKEVSAILNDLERSVVALQSSLRPENNKGTNAATDVATVLDVDSLRSIHARCVEIQQRIDSLISAAKQLQARSEQCAMLQERLQQATQEHERELTAVRQEYEQQLDQLQRRIDEQQNRIRTIDSERAELLERLNNERNLLKQKEKELHEVSVRLTRVEAASNEKDKEIEDLLESYDAERKRARTLKDRCEELTDSCRKTAEEYAELEKERDYLFEEVRKEQEHVRKLEKHLELLETEHAQQIDNLHAAYREQQMANELDSQKDKDDEDSLRSRYQAEIQQLRALCEKGLAAMEASHKRIIHELEEKHQQEIAKLILEKEQALAEETQATLAALDAMKKAHQNEVQREVTRFKQEFLKQFQKGGQPPQTFREKEQELEEVRLEILSLSEKYSMKCVETASLEEKLRIATQQLKCSQQHIQQLDVRNKQLRAHFISNPPEEASSAAAPPQTSSSSSSSVVTPKDTNLFSGSVQQHESELLNVSRSSASKRTASSSSSSSSSSSSNGGHSSLPIATSANTAESALDLLDRVSECQHLLLNNKKEAHPRLKFTEGAKLGVAPIFSTSTKTTGSASTGTTMIESVNLASSTNNNRAKVLNSKQLNMNLISGGGPGSGALQQQQSAAPTVVVSPTILSLPLITSATLKNSNLLRNTTNGTGGAGPGAANNHSSNNNNNNNNNNSHMHNNNNISSSNNNNNNNDNDTMHALKPSTKHCSPPPLDERDVEQQIHRFELEI, encoded by the exons CAGTGTACAACGAATCGCAATCGATTTCGACCAAAAACACTCCGCCGACGAGAGACAAGCTGGCGCAGCTCGATAGTGGCAAGGCCGCGACGCGACTCCGGACCCGCCATCGATCATCGCTGGACGTCAGTGACACAG CGGCCaagtgtttgctgctggacgtcggtggcggtggcggtggtggtgctggtggtgcgtcgGAACTCGTGGTACGCACGAGGGACGAACCAAAGCTGAAGGATATCGCGAACACGATTACGAACGTGAACCGCTGGAGCAGCCCCTGCATCTCCGACAGCCTGTCACTCATCACGCAGGGAACGCAGAGTCCGCAGGACGAAAACACGATCCCCACCACGCCGCTCCAGATGCGCCCGCAATCGCTCAGCATACCATCGAGTGCGCCCGCGATCGTCTCGGCCATTGTGAAGAAGATTCCAACATccagcagtggcggcggtggtggcggtggtggtggcaaaacTGGTCAAGGACCTCCGACGCCCATTACctcgagcaacaacaacaacaacaacgcgggtCTGAACTCTAGTCTGAAGCTGAAGCCTAGTCAAACGCACGAACGGGGCGATCCGGACGGCGACTGTGGTATGGATGAAGCGCCCGCCAGCTATCTGGGCAAGAGTTCGGAGCACCGTGTCCCCGGTTCGGAGGCAACGGATCTGCTGCACGCGAAAAAAGGCTGGCTGCAAAAGCAGGATGTCCGGACCGGTGACTGGAGCAAACACTGGTTCACGCTGCGCGGTGCCGCCCTCTTCTACTACCGCGATCCGGTAGCCGAAGAGAAGGGCGTCCTCGATGGTGTGCTGGACGtgaacagcatcaccagcatcaccgaGCTACCGGTCAACAAGGGTTACGGCTTTCAGCTGATG ACCTGGGATAACCACAGGATCGTACTGTCGACCGGCACGATCAACATTCGCAACAACTGGATCAATGTGCTGAAGAATGCGGCCGGTTTaccgccgacgacgaaggcaacgctcaacaacaacagcctcgGTTTGAGCAACCAGAACGATGACAACTTCAAAACGTTAGCGGATAGCAGCCCCCCGGGCGGTACACCGGTCGTCGTAACGTCGGCGACCTCACCGCTCGAGATCGAGCTGATCGCGGCCAGTGAGGCGATCGAGCAGaagcaatcgcagcagcagcagcaaaagaagaagagtaaGCTGCTACACCTCGAGAAGAACAACAAtcacggcggcggtggcaatgGTTTGCTGCATCACATGGAAGGAGTGGTACCGCTCGTTGGTGAGGATGTGGTCGATACGATGGTCGCACCACGGAAGGACGTGATCGTGCATCTGTCCTCGGCCCGTGGTGGACCACCGAAGCTGCTGACCACCGAGCAGACGGCGCAATCGGCgcaagcaccatcatcaccgcacaGTGCCACAGTAAAGGAcagtaacagtagtagtaatagttgTAGTGGTAATAACGGTAACAACACTAGTAATAGTCAGCCTCAACCAAAGTCGGTCGTGCAGTCGCCGGTCACACCGCTCACGCCCAAGTCGCTGCTGTTCTCCTCCGACTCGGAAGAGTACCGGACGGCATCGGAAGGTGGTCGACGGGATAGCGTCGGTGGGGACTGGGGTTCACCGGTGTCCCCTTTGCCACCGGCGATACCGCAATGCGCGGTCGCGCGTACCAAAGATAGAGTAAGAACGTCCTCGTCGAACGGCACCACGGCACCGAACCGGAATCTGCACAAGCGTAGCCGCTCCTCACCACCGACCTCCCGCCGTAGTACGCTCGAGAGTGGCCAACCGCTCGACTCGGTCTCGATCAACACGGTACAGGAGGAAGAGACGGGTCTGGAGAAGGAACTGCAGCTTCGACTGCAGGCGGCCGAGAAGGAGCTTTCGATGTTGCGCGAAGAGACGCACGAGCGTGAAGCGCGCATGTCGGAGCTACTGACGACACTCGAGCGGACGGAACAGGAGTTGACACGCAAGCGCGAACTCGAGGAAAACCGGGAGAAGCTTATGGTGCAGCTACAGGAGAGCCGTGCGGCCGGCCAGGACATTATCGAGCAGGTAACGCACGAGCTGAACAAGAGCCGCGAAACGACAAAGGATCTCGAGGATCGCCTGGCCCGCGGTATCGAGGAGAACGAATCGCTCTACCGGAAGCTACAGGAGTGCGGGATCACCAGTCCGGCCTCGAGCATCTGCAGTCTGGTGACGGCGAGCGCGACGGCACTGCGCACGCCCGGCGGTACCAAGATCAAGCGGATGGATTCGTTCAGCGATCTGACGTTCCTGTCCGAGATCGATCCGGCCACGCTCGACAAGGACATGCTGGCCGATGAGTACCGGGAGCTGCGGGCACGCTTCGAACGCGCGGTCAGCGAGTTGAAGGCGATGAAACGCGAGCTGAAGGATGCCCACGGGCTGTACGATGATCTGGAGATCGGATACGTGACGCTGCAGAAGGAGCTCGATCGGCAGGTCGAGGAGCACAGTGCACAGTCGCGCATGATGGCCGATCGGATACAGGACATGACGAACAAGTATACGGCGGCGGAGAAGCAGGTACGCCAGCTGAAGCAGAAGATGGTGCGCTCGGAGAAACGCCGATCGCTGTCACTGAAAGGCAAGGAGTCACTCTCGATCCagaaggagctggaggagaaggtgagCGAGCTGGAGAGCAAGATCGACGCGCTAGAGGCGGCCGGCGTACCGATCGCAGCGAAGTCGATCGGTGTAGAGCTGGCCACACCGGAAGTTTTATCGCCTGTCAGTCAACCTACTACCAGCTGTAGCAAGCCAACAcgatcatcttcctcctcttccttaaCTCGACTGCGCCGTAAGAGCCTGGACAGTGCCTCGCTATCGTCGCAACCGATGCAGGTACTGCTTCGTCTTAACAATCTGGAGAAACGTGTCGATGGCGTTCAACCGATCGATGGGTCGGCGAAACGTGATGCCAGTGACATTGAAACGGCCAGTATAGCCAGCACCAGTTCGACTACAACCGCCGCTCCATGTTCTACCCCGATCCAAAAGGTACCGGAACATCTAATGGATCGACTAAAGAGCCTCGAAGGAGTGGTCGTCTCTGTCCGCGAACTGGTCGATCAGAGTGTCCAACAGTTCCACAACCTCCGCTCGACGCGCTCCCGCCGCTCCGTCTCACCGATCGCCGACAAAAAGGACTCGTTCCGGTTCATCGAACGGTGCCTAACGGAGGTGGCGAAACTTTTGCGAGAAAGCTGCGACAACTGCATCGTACAGGAAGGATTCTTGACGACCGGtggaccaacgaccaacgcgGCCAACAGTGTGCTCGTACTGCCCGATTCGAATCCGATTAAGCTGGCCCTGAGTCAGCTGGAGACGCAGCTTAAGGGCAAACTGTCGGATCTGCTCAAGCAACGGCGAATGTTGCGCGAAACGAATGGACTGACGCAGCGCAAGGACATGGAGCTGCTAGCCGAACGGATCGCTTTCGAGAGCGTGTGCTTCGGGCGGTTACGCCATGCCCTGGAACGGGCCGAGAACTTGCAGGAGTTCGAGGAACGACAAACCAAGGTCGAGGTCTGCGAAACGATACAGCTGATGTCACTGCTGAAGGCGAAACTGGCGGGCAAGTGTGCCGTGCGGCCGAGCAACAGTGTGGACGTGCTGGCAAGTGTACTAGCCCGGAAGTTGATGCTTTCGGCCGGTCGCACTAGCACGATCCGTACACTTTCCTTCCCACCGATCGGTGCGGCGCTGCTCGATGATCTACTACGTCAGCAGAACGAGGTCCACCTGATCGCGAAGCGTTAcaagacgacggcgatggaGAACCTAGCGTATGGGCTAGCCGCGGAAACGCTGAGCTACATCTCGTCCTCACACGAAACGGTTCAAGGAGCGGTCCAGGAAGCCTGGCGCCAGGCACAGGAAGCCGTCAATGCTGAGCTGGTGCAATCGGAGATCGCCCACATCATGATGCGGAATGCCCAGCGGTACGAGAACTCGTTGGCACCTGCCTTCGGCTATGCACTGTCCACGCAGGAGCGTATCACCTTCGAGACGTTCGCCGATGCCGTCCATGAAGCGCTGCGCCGTGAAATGGATGCCGCCGTCGCACAACTGACCGAATGTTACGAGGAAACGCTAGCAAAGATGAAGCGTGGCCAGTGGAGGCTACATCTCGAGCAGGAACGCAAACCAAGCGAAGGCCGGCAACTGTTGGGTGAGTTCGCGGACATTATCGCGCACAAGGCACTGATCGATGCCCGAGTACAGGTGCTCAAGGGTGACTACGTACCGAGCCGCCAGAAACAACAGAAGTGCGGTGGCCCACAGGAGGAACGCGTGTTCAGTGTGGCCGCGCTGAAGCAGTACGAGAATCTGTACACCGACCTGACGACCGACCTTGAGGTGACGAATGCGGACGACATTCTGGCCGAAGCAGATTTCAACTTCATGTACAAGTACTTTACCAGTGAACATTCGCTAAGCAAGGCGGAAGTGAAGGAGGTATCGGCGATACTGAACGATCTGGAGCGTTCCGTAGTGGCTCTGCAGAGCAGTCTGCGACCGGAGAACAACAAGGGAACgaacgccgccaccgacgttGCGACCGTGCTCGATGTGGACAGTCTGCGAAGCATTCATGCTCGGTGCGTCGAGATACAGCAACGGATCGATTCGCTCATCAGTGCAGCCAAGCAGCTGCAGGCACGCAGCGAACAGTGTGCCATGCTGCAGGAACGATTGCAGCAGGCCACGCAAGAGCACGAGCGTGAGTTGACGGCGGTAAGGCAGGAGtacgagcagcagcttgatcAACTGCAGCGAAGGATCGACGAACAGCAGAACCGTATCCGGACGATCGACAGTGAGCGAGCGGAGCTGCTGGAGCGGCTAAACAATGAGCGCAATCTGttgaagcagaaggagaaggaactgCACGAGGTGTCGGTACGATTGACGCGCGTTGAGGCGGCCAGCAACGAGAAGGACAAGGAGATTGAGGATCTACTCGAAAGTTACGATGCGGAGCGCAAGCGGGCTCGGACGCTCAAGGATCGGTGCGAGGAGCTGACGGACAGTTGTCGCAAAACGGCAGAGGAGTACGCGGAACTGGAGAAGGAACGGGACTACCTGTTTGAAGAGGTGCGCAAAGAGCAGGAGCACGTACGGAAGCTGGAGAAGCACCTGGAGCTGCTTGAAACGGAACACGCGCAGCAGATTGACAATCTGCATGCCGCCTACCGGGAACAGCAGATGGCTAACGAGCTGGACTCGCAGAAGGACAAGGATGACGAGGATAGCTTGCGATCGCGCTACCAGGCCGAGATACAGCAACTTCGG GCACTCTGTGAGAAGGGATTGGCCGCAATGGAAGCCTCACACAAGCGTATCATCCACGAGCTCGAGGAGAAGCATCAGCAGGAGATTGCGAAACTCATTCTGGAGAAGGAACAAGCGCTGGCCGAAGAAACACAG GCCACATTGGCAGCACTCGACGCCATGAAGAAAGCTCACCAGAATGAGGTACAGCGAGAGGTGACGCGCTTCAAGCAGGAGTTCCTGAAACAGTTCCAAAAGGGTGGCCAACCACCGCAAACGTTCCGCGAAAAGGA acaaGAGCTAGAGGAGGTACGGCTAGAGATACTGTCCCTGTCGGAGAAGTACTCGATGAAGTGCGTAGAAACGGCTTCGCTGGAGGAGAAGCTGCGCATCGCGACGCAGCAGCTCAAGTGCTCCCAGCAGCACATCCAACAGCTCGATGTTAG GAACAAGCAATTACGAGCTCACTTCATCTCTAACCCGCCAGAGGAAGCGtcctcggcagcagcaccaccacagacaagcagcagcagcagcagcagtgtcgtAACGCCAAAGGATACCAATCTGTTCAGCGGCAGCGTG cagcagcacgaaagcGAGCTACTAAACGTAAGCCGAAGTTCCGCTAGCAAGCgaacagcatcgagcagcagcagcagcagcagcagcagcagtagtaatgGCGGACACTCTTCCCTGCCGATAGCTACCAGCGCGAACACCGCCGAAAGCGCGCTCGATCTGCTCGATCGAGTGTCGGAGTGTCAGCACCTTCTACTGAACAATAAGAAAGAAGCACACCCGCGATTAAAGTTCACCGAAG GAGCCAAACTAGGCGTAGCACCGATCTTCTCTACCTCTACCAAGACGACCGGCTCGGCCTCGACCGGGACGACAATGATCGAGTCGGTCAATCTGGCCAGCAGTACCAACAACAATCGAGCCAAAGTACTCAACTCCAAGCAGCTCAACATGAACCTTATCAGTGGAGGAGGACCAGGAAGCGGTgcgctgcaacagcaacaatcggcAGCGCCGACCGTGGTGGTCTCACCCACAATCCTCTCACTACCCCTCATCACCTCCGCCACCCTCAAGAATAGCAATCTTCTGCGGAACACGACGAATGGCACGGGTGGCGCCGGCCCTGGCGCCGCTAACaatcacagcagcaacaacaacaacaacaacaacaacaacaatagccaCATgcataacaacaataacattagtagtagcaacaacaataataataataatgataacgaTACCATGCACGCGCTTAAGCCATCGACTAAACATTgttcgccccctcccctagATGAGAGGGACGTTGAACAACAAATTCATCGGTTCGAGTTGGAAATCTAA